One Capsicum annuum cultivar UCD-10X-F1 chromosome 2, UCD10Xv1.1, whole genome shotgun sequence genomic window carries:
- the LOC107857935 gene encoding uncharacterized protein LOC107857935, which translates to MQHPPPLFPFPIPSPENSKRNCVIAFTTPQNYAPRLSDLIRLKGWTPLWCPTVIVESSQQTVSSIHHRLSFLEEFSALAFTSRTGITAFSEALSINPTPPLTPNGDILTVAALGKDAELLDQDFIGKMCENSERIRILVPPIATPSGLVEALGVGKGRKVLCPVPLVIGLDEPPVVPKFLEDLSKRGWIPVRLNAYETRWAGAKCAMDVVIKSEEECGFDAIVFTSTGEVEGLLKSLKEFGLDWSVVRRRCPRMVVAAHGPVTAAGAESLGVGIDVVSSNFGSFDGVVDALYHKWKSLENQES; encoded by the coding sequence ATGCAGCATCCTCCGCCGCTATTTCCTTTTCCAATTCCCAGccctgaaaatagtaaaagaaactGTGTCATAGCTTTCACCACTCCTCAAAACTACGCACCAAGGTTATCTGATCTCATACGCCTCAAAGGCTGGACACCCCTTTGGTGTCCAACCGTCATTGTTGAATCTTCACAGCAAACAGTTTCTTCAATTCATCACCGCCTGTCATTTCTTGAAGAGTTTTCAGCTCTTGCATTCACTTCAAGAACTGGCATCACGGCTTTTTCTGAAGCTCTGTCGATTAACCCCACGCCCCCATTAACCCCGAATGGAGATATTCTTACGGTTGCTGCTTTGGGTAAGGATGCTGAGCTGCTGGATCAAGATTTCATTGGGAAAATGTGTGAAAATTCTGAAAGGATACGAATCTTGGTTCCTCCAATTGCGACTCCATCAGGGCTAGTGGAGGCATTGGGAGTAGGAAAAGGAAGGAAAGTGTTGTGTCCAGTTCCGTTGGTGATTGGTTTGGATGAACCACCAGTTGTCCCGAAGTTTCTTGAGGATTTATCGAAGAGGGGGTGGATTCCAGTGAGATTAAACGCGTATGAGACGCGATGGGCTGGGGCGAAATGCGCGATGGATGTGGTGATAAAGAGTGAAGAGGAGTGTGGATTTGATGCCATTGTGTTTACCAGTACTGGAGAAGTTGAGGGTTTGTTGAAGAGCTTGAAGGAATTTGGATTGGATTGGTCAGTGGTGAGGAGGAGGTGTCCAAGGATGGTGGTGGCAGCTCATGGACCTGTTACAGCTGCTGGTGCTGAGAGTTTGGGTGTTGGTATTGATGtggtaagttcaaattttggTAGCTTTGATGGTGTTGTTGATGCACTCTATCATAAATGGAAATCATTGGAAAATCAAGAATCTTGA
- the LOC107858880 gene encoding N-acylphosphatidylethanolamine synthase: protein MGGRMMEWARANHLGGIPRKLVITAIGTFAKAVVNVMNSTTVHNGDTLINLARSRPAGVPLLTVSNHMSTLDDPVMWAFKGFPICDAKLARWVLAAEDICFKNTVLSYFFRIGKCIPITRGAGIYQEHMNEALDRLTEGAWLHTFPEGKVCQEDAPIRRLKWGTASLIARAPVTPIVLPIIHHGFEKVMPENYAFGRRPPVPLWNQEIKIVVGEPMEFNLPVLTEMALSQSRDSSSSNGRWPRTILGGLELDEAAQKCLYMTISDQIRTTLENLRIFSKSYVKAEQ, encoded by the exons ATGGGTGGTCGGATGATGGAGTGGGCGAGAGCAAACCACTTGGGTGGTATACCTCGGAAATTGGTGATCACGGCGATAGGTACCTTCGCTAAGGCGGTGGTAAATGTAATGAACAGCACCACAGTCCACAACGGCGACACACTCATCAACCTAGCGAGATCCCGTCCTGCCGGCGTTCCTCTTCTCACAGTCAGCAATCACATGTCCAC GTTGGATGACCCAGTTATGTGGGCATTCAAAGGCTTTCCAATTTGTGATGCAAAGCTTGCTCGATGGGTATTGGCAGCGGAAGACATATGCTTTAAAAATACAGTGTTGTCATATTTTTTCCGGATCG GGAAATGTATACCAATAACAAGAGGGGCTGGCATATATCAAGAACATATGAATGAAGCTCTTGATCGTTTGACTGAAGGAGCCTGG CTGCACACATTTCCAGAAGGGAAGGTCTGTCAAGAAGATGCTCCTATAAGACGATTGAAGTGGGGAACTGCCAGTCTCATTGCTCGTGCCCCCGTGACTCCAATTGTCTTGCCAATTATCCATCATGGTTTTGAAAAG GTTATGCCTGAGAACTATGCTTTTGGGAGAAGACCTCCAGTTCCGTTATGGAACCAGGAGATAAAAATAGTTGTTGGTGAGCCAATGGAATTTAACCTTCCAGTACTGACAGAGATGGCTCTATCTCAATCTAGGGATTCATCATCTTCCAACGGGCGGTGGCCAAGAACCATCCTTGGGGGATTGGAACTGGACGAGGCAGCACAAAAATGCCTGTACATGACTATATCTGATCAAATTCGAACTACCTTAGAAAACTTAAGGATTTTTAGTAAATCTTATGTGAAGGCAGAGCAATAA